The following proteins are encoded in a genomic region of Corylus avellana chromosome ca4, CavTom2PMs-1.0:
- the LOC132177904 gene encoding uncharacterized protein LOC132177904 — MEWMRVKLGFEGLFVVEPVGRSEGLALFWRVAEELEIQNYSRRHISAIVKLSDNVVPWKFTGFYGHPDPTKRAESWSLLSHLKVYASVSWLCVGDFNEITNQSEKTGASRRRERQMEAFRTVLEECHLGDLGFSGPKYTWSNKRQDATYTQERLDRAVGNSGWCALYKSAGVHVMAARASDHNPILVSLNTKQPRSSKGRRSFKFEASWLPDSECEAIIQNSWTGNDGEGGALSKIRSKLERCQSRLKWWSRAKFGKNEILVKEKTELLENLQRVEGTEHNAAIKQGTDGKEVFLEGMQATVTDEMNFRLLTKFEAVEVDQALAQMHPLKSPGPDGFSACFYQNSWSTVRNDVCQAVLDFLNNGNFDAEINVTHIALVPKTKNPSKVTDFRPISLCNVIYKLIAKVLANRLKRVLGIIISPNQSAFIPGRLITDNVLIAFEALHTMDTRLVGREGYMALKLDMSKAYDHVEWDFLELAMKRMGFAERWIFLVMTCVRTVKYSVLINGQAYGNVIPSRGLRQGDPLSPYFFIICAKGLSFALQRMEGDGGFMGVPFSRGGTRLNHLFFADDSLLFCKAKVAELRCLQRVLEDYEKASGQKLNKEKTSIYFSRNTPLEVRGLLSELVGVPTTQRYESYLGLPALVGRSRIRSFDGLKGRVWDKMHGWKEKFLSQTGKEVLLKAVIQAIPTYTMSVFQLPKTLCREINSMMSRFWWGHKEKDNKIAWMSWEKLGRPKELGGMGYRDLECFNMALLAKQGWRLIQNPESLVAKILKEKYFPNSTFLDAPLGRKPSYAWRSIWNAKALLREGMVWRVGDGNSISKWGDRWLPTQTTHAVQTPIRYLEGNAKVKELIDNNTRWWNIPLVEAIFLPEEASTICGIPICPSTQADRMIWGPTKNGQCTVRSAYYVALEARDRELGGCSNGRAVSSLWKRIWRIGGPRVVKMFIWQACNNILPTRENLHKRKILEDPSCPICGRETETVGHALWTCPAAKDVWHGSTSKINKSPIADLEFTKIFEGMLVRLDEVEVDLFACTARQIWLRRNKWVFEWVFSSPVQLLQRASDQLESAKSALTSKRQNGQQVRPTPSEKWKPPPSDFLKCNWDAAIDTGGKRMGVGLVVRNHEGKVIAAKCFTKPFVTDPMTAEVVGAWSAAQFVRQLGMDQIILEGDSLGVVQSLQGEGNSWAMAGQMLDDVKLTLGSCRAWQVRHVRREANSAADRLAKHALSLNDGLARAKASGAADANTAIGIRGGGVRNGIYIRIVPDDDPNIRWGFGSDHIGDGPQLALLQSPPAQLVGPKRGREASEAAASRAFQKETRQEVGQLG; from the exons ATGGAATGGATGAGAGTGAAGCTAGGCTTTGAAGGATTATTTGTGGTAGAGCCGGTTGGAAGGAGTGAGGGCTTGGCTTTATTTTGGCGGGTGGCGGAGGaattagaaatacaaaattattcaAGGCGCCATATTAGTGCCATAGTTAAGTTGTCAGATAATGTGGTCCCATGGAAGTTCACCGGGTTCTATGGACATCCCGATCCTACCAAAAGGGCAGAATCATGGTCCCTACTATCACACTTGAAAGTCTATGCCTCGGTCTCGTGGCTTTGTGTAGGAGACTTTAATGAAATAACTAACCAATCCGAGAAGACGGGAGCTAGTCGGCGAAGAGAGAGGCAAATGGAAGCTTTTCGGACCGTGTTGGAGGAATGTCATTTGGGGGACTTGGGATTTTCGGGCCCGAAATATACGTGGTCGAACAAACGACAAGATGCGACATACACCCAAGAAAGATTGGATCGGGCCGTAGGGAATAGTGGCTGGTGTGCATTATACAAATCAGCTGGGGTACATGTAATGGCAGCTAGAGCCTCCGACCATAACCCGATCTTAGTCTCTCTAAATACAAAACAGCCACGGAGTTCAAAAGGAAGGAGGAGTTTCAAATTTGAGGCAAGTTGGCTTCCAGATAGTGAATGTGAGGCTATTATTCAAAATTCTTGGACAGGGAATGATGGCGAAGGGGGAGCTTTGTCGAAAATACGAAGTAAGTTGGAACGGTGTCAATCACGATTAAAATGGTGGAGCCGGGCAAAATTTGGGAAGAATGAAATTTTGGTTAAGGAGAAGACCGAGCTGTTGGAGAATTTACAAAGGGTGGAGGGCACTGAGCACAATGCAGCCATCAAAC AGGGGACCGATGGAAAAGAGGTGTTCTTAGAGGGGATGCAAGCCACTGTCACCGACGAGATGAATTTCAGGTTGCTGACAAAATTCGAGGCGGTAGAGGTGGACCAAGCATTGGCGCAAATGCACCCATTAAAATCCCCAGGTCCAGATGGCTTTTCTGCCTGTTTCTATCAGAATTCTTGGAGCACGGTACGTAACGATGTTTGTCAAGCTgttcttgattttttaaataatgggAATTTTGATGCAGAAATAAATGTAACTCATATAGCACTTGtccctaaaactaaaaatcccTCAAAGGTCACGGATTTTCGCCCTATTAGCTTATGTAATGTTATCTATAAGCTAATAGCAAAGGTGTTGGCGAATCGATTGAAGAGAGTTTTAGGGATTATCATCTCCCCGaaccaaagtgcttttatcCCTGGGAGACTCATTACAGACAATGTCCTTATTGCTTTTGAGGCCCTCCATACCATGGACACACGTTTAGTTGGAAGAGAAGGATATATGGCGTTGAAGCTTGACATGAGCAAGGCATACGACCATGTCGAGTGGGATTTTTTAGAACTTGCCATGAAAAGGATGGGGTTTGCTGAAAGGTGGATTTTTCTGGTTATGACTTGTGTACGTACAGTCAAATATTCGGTTCTCATCAACGGGCAGGCCTATGGGAATGTTATACCCTCTAGAGGTCTTCGGCAAGGTGACCCCCTATCAccttattttttcataatatgTGCAAAGGGGCTAAGCTTCGCTTTACAGAGAATGGAAGGTGACGGAGGCTTCATGGGAGTGCCCTTTTCTCGTGGGGGTACAAGGCTCAATCACCTTTTCTTCGCGGATGATAGCCTATTATTTTGTAAAGCAAAAGTAGCCGAATTGAGGTGTCTACAAAGAGTACTTGAGGATTATGAGAAAGCTTCAGGCCAAAAGCTAAATAAAGAGAAGACCTCCATATACTTTAGTCGTAATACCCCTTTGGAGGTTCGAGGGCTCTTATCAGAACTGGTTGGGGTACCGACGACACAGCGGTATGAATCTTACTTGGGCTTGCCAGCGCTAGTTGGGAGATCCCGCATTAGATCTTTTGATGGGCTTAAAGGGCGTGTCTGGGACAAAATGCATGGGTGGAAGGAGAAGTTCCTCTCACAAACTGGGAAGGAGGTGCTTCTAAAAGCTGTGATTCAGGCAATCCCGACTTACACTATGAGTGTATTTCAACTACCGAAGACTTTGTGCCGAGAGATTAATTCAATGATGTCTAGATTCTGGTGGGGGCACAAAGAAAAGGACAATAAAATAGCCTGGATGAGCTGGGAAAAATTGGGAAGGCCGAAGGAATTGGGAGGAATGGGTTACCGCGATCTGGAATGCTTCAACATGGCTTTGCTTGCCAAGCAAGGGTGGAGGTTGATCCAAAACCCAGAGTCTCTTGTGGCAAAAATCTTAAAGGAAAAGTACTTCCCTAATAGTACTTTCCTAGATGCTCCGCTGGGGAGAAAGCCTTCCTATGCATGGCGAAGCATATGGAATGCTAAGGCGTTACTTCGGGAAGGTATGGTGTGGCGGGTTGGCGATGGGAACTCTATATCTAAATGGGGAGACAGGTGGTTGCCCACCCAAACCACTCATGCGGTTCAAACACCCATTCGGTATCTTGAGGGGAATGCTAAGGTAAAGGAGCTCATAGATAATAACACACGGTGGTGGAATATCCCATTGGTGGAAGCCATTTTTCTACCGGAGGAGGCTAGTACCATTTGTGGTATCCCTATATGCCCAAGCACACAAGCTGACCGAATGATCTGGGGCCCTACCAAGAATGGGCAATGTACTGTTCGGAGTGCATACTATGTGGCTTTGGAGGCCAGGGATCGGGAGTTGGGTGGGTGCTCAAATGGTAGGGCTGTCAGCTCTCTTTGGAAACGAATATGGCGTATTGGAGGCCCTCGGGTGGTGAAGATGTTTATATGGCAAGCTTGTAACAATATACTACCAACGAGGGAGAACCTGCATAAGCGTAAGATACTGGAGGATCCCTCATGCCCAATTTGTGGCCGAGAAACTGAAACGGTAGGGCACGCGCTATGGACTTGCCCTGCGGCGAAAGACGTTTGGCACGGAAGTACGAGCAAGATTAATAAGAGCCCCATTGCAGACCTGGAGTTCACGAAAATCTTTGAAGGAATGTTGGTTCGTTTAGATGAAGTGGAAGTTGATTTGTTTGCATGCACAGCACGCCAAATCTGGTTACGCAGAAACAAATGGGTGTTTGAATGGGTGTTCTCTTCACCTGTGCAGCTGCTGCAAAGGGCTTCGGACCAGCTGGAATCCGCTAAGTCTGCTCTTACCAGTAAGCGGCAGAATGGTCAGCAGGTTCGGCCAACTCCATCAGAGAAATGGAAACCACCTCCTTCAGACTTTCTGAAATGTAACTGGGATGCAGCCATTGATACGGGAGGGAAAAGAATGGGTGTGGGCCTAGTGGTTCGCAACCATGAAGGTAAGGTGATTGCGGCAAAATGTTTTACCAAGCCGTTTGTCACAGACCCCATGACAGCAGAGGTGGTTGGGGCATGGTCAGCAGCCCAGTTTGTTAGGCAACTTGGAATGGATCAGATTATCCTTGAAGGGGATTCCCTTGGGGTGGTTCAGAGTCTGCAAGGGGAGGGGAACAGTTGGGCTATGGCAGGACAAATGCTTGATGATGTGAAGCTCACCCTTGGCAGCTGTCGGGCTTGGCAAGTTCGACATGTTCGAAGGGAAGCAAACTCGGCAGCAGATAGATTAGCCAAGCATGCGTTGAGTCTGAACG ATGGATTGGCAAGGGCAAAAGCTAGCGGAGCAGCTGATGCAAATACTGCTATTGGCATTCGCGGTGGTGGCGTTCGCAACGGGATATATATTAGGATCGTTCCAGATGATGATCCTAATATTCGCTGGGGGTTTGGTTCTGACCACATTGGTGACGGTCCCCAATTGGCCCTTCTTCAATCGCCACCCGCTCAATTGGTTGGACCCAAGCGAGGCCGAGAAGCATCCGAAGCCGCAGCAAGCCGTGCATTCCAAAAAGAAACCCGCCAAGAAGTAGGTCAGTTGGGCTGA